One part of the Anaeromyxobacter sp. Fw109-5 genome encodes these proteins:
- a CDS encoding 30S ribosomal protein S1 codes for MENQTPRTPEIETEDFATLFAQSEAQAGPIEEGKVVPGTVIALSKDYAVIDIGYKSEGQVPISEFISAPGGEPAVKVGDKVEVLVESRENDTGMVVLSKEKADKMRIWDEISAACERDELVEGVIVGRVKGGLSVDIGVKAFLPGSQVDIRPVRNLDKLIGEKFKFKVIKFNKKRGNIVLSRRVLLEKEREELKKETLKNLKEGAILKGQVKNLTDYGAFIDLGGIDGLLHVTDMSWGRIGHPSEMFEVGQEVRVVVLKFDPASERVSLGLKQIQEDPWHRADEKYPVGTRVRGKVVSLTDYGAFIELEQGVEGLVHVSEMSWTKRVKHPSKLVNQGDQVEAVVLDIDPKAKRISLGMKQIEANPWTLLEDKYPIGTTIRGEVRNVTDFGVFVGVEEGIDGLVHVSDISWTERIKHPGDKFKKGDVVEAVVLNIDVENERFSLGIKQAHVDPWTTLSERHPVGARVKGKVTKVTDFGAFVEIEPGIEGLVHVSEMKDERVENPRDVVTEGQEVEVKVIDMDLHERKIALSIKQLNRDGGEEDYREYLRRQGDGRARLGDLMEKFNRRK; via the coding sequence ATGGAGAACCAGACTCCCCGTACGCCCGAAATCGAGACCGAGGACTTCGCGACGCTCTTCGCGCAGAGCGAGGCGCAGGCCGGTCCCATCGAGGAGGGCAAGGTCGTCCCTGGCACCGTCATCGCGCTCTCCAAGGACTACGCCGTCATCGACATCGGCTACAAGTCCGAGGGCCAGGTGCCGATCTCCGAGTTCATCTCGGCGCCCGGCGGCGAGCCCGCCGTCAAGGTCGGCGACAAGGTCGAGGTGCTCGTCGAGTCCCGGGAGAACGACACCGGGATGGTCGTCCTCTCCAAGGAGAAGGCCGACAAGATGCGCATCTGGGACGAGATCTCCGCCGCGTGCGAGCGCGACGAGCTCGTCGAGGGCGTGATCGTCGGCCGCGTGAAGGGCGGCCTCTCCGTCGACATCGGCGTGAAGGCGTTCCTCCCCGGCTCGCAGGTCGACATCCGGCCGGTGCGGAACCTCGACAAGCTGATCGGCGAGAAGTTCAAGTTCAAGGTCATCAAGTTCAACAAGAAGCGCGGCAACATCGTCCTGTCGCGCCGGGTCCTCCTCGAGAAGGAGCGCGAGGAGCTCAAGAAGGAGACCCTGAAGAACTTGAAGGAGGGCGCGATCCTCAAGGGCCAGGTGAAGAACCTGACCGACTACGGCGCCTTCATCGACCTCGGCGGCATCGACGGCCTGCTCCACGTCACCGACATGAGCTGGGGCCGCATCGGCCACCCGTCGGAGATGTTCGAGGTCGGCCAGGAGGTCCGCGTCGTCGTCCTCAAGTTCGACCCGGCCTCCGAGCGCGTCAGCCTCGGCCTCAAGCAGATCCAGGAGGACCCGTGGCACCGCGCCGACGAGAAGTATCCGGTCGGCACGCGCGTCAGGGGCAAGGTCGTCTCGCTCACCGACTACGGCGCGTTCATCGAGCTCGAGCAGGGCGTCGAGGGCCTCGTCCACGTCAGCGAGATGAGCTGGACGAAGCGGGTGAAGCACCCGTCGAAGCTCGTCAACCAGGGCGATCAGGTCGAGGCGGTCGTGCTCGACATCGATCCGAAGGCGAAGCGGATCAGCCTCGGCATGAAGCAGATCGAGGCGAACCCGTGGACGCTGCTCGAGGACAAGTATCCCATCGGCACGACCATCCGCGGCGAGGTCCGGAACGTCACCGACTTCGGCGTGTTCGTCGGCGTCGAGGAGGGCATCGACGGCCTCGTGCACGTGTCCGACATCTCCTGGACCGAGCGCATCAAGCACCCGGGCGACAAGTTCAAGAAGGGTGACGTGGTCGAGGCGGTGGTGCTCAACATCGACGTCGAGAACGAGCGCTTCAGCCTCGGCATCAAGCAGGCCCACGTCGATCCCTGGACGACGCTCTCCGAGCGCCACCCGGTGGGCGCGCGCGTGAAGGGCAAGGTGACGAAGGTCACCGACTTCGGCGCGTTCGTCGAGATCGAGCCGGGCATCGAGGGCCTCGTCCACGTCTCCGAGATGAAGGACGAGCGCGTCGAGAACCCCCGCGACGTCGTGACCGAGGGCCAGGAGGTCGAGGTCAAGGTCATCGACATGGACCTCCACGAGCGCAAGATCGCGCTGTCGATCAAGCAGCTCAACCGCGACGGCGGCGAGGAGGACTACCGCGAGTACCTGCGCCGTCAGGGCGACGGCCGCGCGCGGCTGGGGGACCTCATGGAGAAGTTCAACCGCAGGAAGTAG
- the ispH gene encoding 4-hydroxy-3-methylbut-2-enyl diphosphate reductase, which translates to MEVKIAKTAGFCWGVRRTVDKVMEVADHASGPVVTLGPIIHNPQAVARFREKGVGTVDAVGEVGDGTTVVVRTHGAVKEELDRAEGRGLEVVDGTCPYVKYPQAIAQRLSAEGYHVVIVGDANHAEIKGVISYSEGPCTVVKPGGPIPEIPAKKVAVIAQTTCIGADFEAVVGALALRHKEVRAVNTICNDTEERQADARSLAREVDAVVVVGGKNSANTRHLAEICREIQPRTWHVETEAELRPEWFTGCQVVGLSAGASTPDWVVEGVAGWLRGLHRPGTP; encoded by the coding sequence GTGGAAGTCAAAATCGCGAAGACCGCCGGTTTCTGCTGGGGCGTCCGCCGCACCGTCGACAAGGTGATGGAGGTCGCCGATCACGCCTCTGGTCCCGTCGTGACGCTCGGCCCCATCATCCACAACCCGCAGGCGGTGGCCCGCTTCCGCGAGAAGGGCGTCGGGACCGTCGACGCCGTCGGCGAGGTGGGGGACGGGACGACGGTGGTCGTCCGCACGCACGGCGCGGTGAAGGAGGAGCTGGATCGCGCCGAGGGCAGGGGGCTCGAGGTGGTGGACGGCACCTGCCCCTACGTGAAGTACCCGCAGGCCATCGCCCAGCGGCTCAGCGCCGAGGGCTACCACGTCGTCATCGTGGGCGACGCCAACCACGCCGAGATCAAGGGCGTCATCTCCTACTCCGAGGGCCCCTGCACGGTCGTGAAGCCGGGCGGACCCATCCCGGAGATCCCCGCGAAGAAGGTCGCGGTCATCGCCCAGACCACGTGCATCGGCGCGGACTTCGAGGCGGTCGTGGGCGCGCTCGCCCTCCGGCACAAGGAGGTCCGGGCCGTGAACACCATCTGCAACGACACGGAGGAGCGGCAGGCGGACGCCCGCTCGCTCGCCCGGGAGGTCGACGCGGTGGTGGTGGTGGGCGGCAAGAACAGCGCGAACACCCGGCACCTGGCGGAGATCTGCCGGGAGATCCAGCCGCGGACCTGGCACGTCGAGACCGAGGCGGAGCTCCGCCCGGAGTGGTTCACCGGCTGTCAGGTGGTCGGCCTTTCCGCCGGGGCGTCGACGCCCGACTGGGTGGTCGAAGGAGTGGCGGGCTGGCTGAGGGGTCTCCACCGGCCGGGCACGCCTTGA
- a CDS encoding energy-coupling factor ABC transporter ATP-binding protein has translation MPFELSHVTLELGGRAVLRDVSLTVAPGERAVLLGVNGCGKTTLLRALDGLLSPVAGEIRYAGAALTERALEDAAFRRRFRSEVGLLFQNVDAMLFNPTVADEIAFGPRQLGVADVDARVRRWAEALELVPLLGRAPFELSGGEKKRVALAAILALEPRVLLLDEATANLDPATAARVVELLGALDVTTLASTHNLSVVEELGERAILLDRAGGGVLFDGAPAELLRDEALLVRSGLAHRHAHRHGTAAHAHFHVHDVD, from the coding sequence GTGCCGTTCGAGCTCAGCCACGTCACGCTGGAGCTGGGCGGGCGCGCGGTCCTCCGCGACGTCTCGCTCACCGTCGCCCCCGGCGAGCGGGCGGTCCTCCTCGGCGTGAACGGCTGCGGGAAGACCACGCTCCTCAGGGCGCTCGATGGCTTGCTCTCCCCGGTCGCCGGGGAGATCCGCTACGCCGGCGCGGCGCTCACCGAGCGCGCGCTCGAGGACGCGGCGTTCCGGCGCCGCTTCCGCAGCGAGGTGGGGCTGCTCTTCCAGAACGTCGACGCGATGCTCTTCAACCCGACCGTCGCGGACGAGATCGCGTTCGGCCCGCGCCAGCTCGGCGTCGCCGACGTGGACGCGCGGGTGCGGCGCTGGGCGGAGGCGCTCGAGCTCGTCCCGCTCCTCGGCCGGGCGCCGTTCGAGCTCTCCGGGGGCGAGAAGAAGCGCGTCGCGCTCGCCGCCATCCTCGCGCTCGAGCCCAGGGTGCTCCTCCTCGACGAGGCGACGGCCAACCTCGATCCCGCCACGGCCGCGCGGGTGGTCGAGCTGCTCGGGGCGCTCGACGTCACGACCCTCGCGTCCACCCACAACCTCTCGGTCGTCGAGGAGCTCGGTGAGCGGGCCATCCTGCTCGACCGCGCCGGCGGCGGGGTCCTCTTCGACGGCGCCCCGGCCGAGCTCCTCCGCGACGAGGCGCTGCTCGTCCGGAGCGGTCTCGCGCATCGCCACGCGCACCGTCACGGGACCGCCGCGCACGCCCATTTCCACGTCCACGACGTCGATTAG